TAGGTCACAGACGTTTTTTGTGGGCTTTGGTAGGTGTAATTCCCCTCGGAGTTGGTTTGTGTTTTGTCCAAGTACCAATTAGTTGTGCTTGTGGAAATCGAGCACCGTATATAACAGATGATTTTGTCAGAGCGCAACAGGCATATTTTGAAGAACATAAAAAATTCGGGAAATCATATGAGGATTTGAAAATATTAGGAGCACTACTTACAACAACAGTCCGTTATGAATACTCATTTGAAGTTGAACAAGATCGAGCATTCATTTATGCAACTCCACAAGTTGTCCCAAATGATTTCTTCCGCTTAGGACTAACTACTGCAAAAATTCCTGGTGTGGTTAGTGCAGTCATTTATGATGCCAAGCAAAAAGCAACGGTTAAGGTGACCTGTCTCGCAGAAGACTCTACATCTGGCAGACCTCCTAAACCTGTTTTTGACGGTAAAGACTTGATCTGTGGCGCAGGTTTTAGAAAGTATTTATAAAATCTTTACTCAATCGTCGCAGCTTACCAAGCCAATTACCAAGCCAAGCAAAAGTATGTTCTACAAACCCATGACGAGGTTCTAACTTAAAGCCATGTTCCCTTTTCTATGAATACAAATAACTCTGAACCTTGGTTACAAAAAGAACTATTACAACATATCCAGTTATTACTGGATAGTTTTCATCATTGGACTGGCGATACTCTAATACCAATAACCGATCACCAATCACCAGTAGAAATAGCAAATTTACTATTTAATGCAGATTTTGTTTTAGTTTCTCATGGCACTCAAGCCGATCCGATTCTTAACTATGGCAATCAAAAGGCACTCGATTTATGGAAGATGGATTGGCACTCTTTTATCTCAACGCCATCACGATATACGGCTGAGGTAATGGAACGCAGCGAAAGAGAACAACTTTTAGCACAAGCAAAATCTCAAGGATATATTAGTAATTATCGTGGGATCAGGATTGCGAGTACAGGCGATCGCTTCTACATAGATCAAGCGATTATCTGGAATGTAGTAGACGAAGATGGGAAACCGTGGGGGCAAGCTGCAACTTTTCGAGACTGGGAAGCAATTTAACCCTTAAAAAGAGAGACAGCGCTTTGCACTGTCTCTCTTTTTAACAACCCTCGTCGTGGCAGCTATATATTAAAATTATTTACAATTGAATAAGATTCAATACAAAATCGTCGCAACGCTATTTCTACGAAATTCCTAAGAACAGAACTATGATTGTCGCAATCCCTGAACCATTTAAAACAGTGGTGACCTTTGCTCACCCACTGCTGATGCTCTTAACTTTACTTTTGGCTCTTTATGCAGGTTATGTCGGCTGGCAATATCGCAAAATTCGCAGCGCCGAGGGAGAAGAGAAAAAAGCTCTGATCGCCAAACGATACAATATTCTGCATCACAAGCTTGGATCGGTATTTTTGGTGCTAATGGTAGCGGGCGCTGTTGGCGGTATGGCTGTTACCTATAACGATAATGGCAAGTTATTTGTGGGAGCGCATTTGTTAGCTGGTCTAGGTTTGGCATTTTTAGCAGCCCTGTCCGCTGCTTTTGCACCAATATTACAACAGGGCAAAGAATGGGCGAGGGTAGCTCATATCACTGTAAATACTGCTTTGATTGGTGTTTTTGCATGGCAAACCTTTACAGGTTGGCAAATCGTACAGAGAATTTTAGAGCAAATGTTCAAAGCTGCCTAATATCGCTAACCTAAAAGAGAATTGCGGCGCGATGCGCCGCAATTCTCTTTTAGGTAATGTCGCAAAGCGCCTTTTTGGCTTAACGATAGTTCGTGAATTGAAGTGCGAGGGGAAAGTCTTCTGCTTTTACGAGTTGAATGATTTCTTGGAGTTCGTCTTTTGATTTGGAAGTAACCCGTAAAGCATCGCCTTGGATAGAAGCTTGAGCTTTTGGGAAAGCATCACGAATAATTTTAGAAAGTTTTTTTGCTTGATCCTGTTCAATACCCTTTTTTAGCTTAATAATTTGCACGACTCGATTACCGCTAGCAGAATCGATTTCGCCGTAGTCAAAGATTTTTAGAGATAAGCCTCGTTTGATCGCTTTAGATTGCATCACATCAACCACCGCAGTGAGCGTCATTTCACTATTAGTGTTAATAGTTATCGATTCTTTTTCAAGTTCAACTTCTGTTTTGGTACTTTTTAAGTCATAGCGACTGACTATTTCACGGCGTGTTTGATCGATCGCATTGACAAGCTCTTGATGATCAAAATCGCTAACCACATCGAATGAATAACTGGAAGCCATAGATTTTTTTAGATTAGATTTTAGTTTTTATTACGTAATGTATCCCATCGTACCAAAAAACCAATAACAGAAAGTTGGCGCATCGCGCCAACTTTCTGTTATTCCCATAGGCGCTTGCCTTCACCACTATTGAGACGATCGTGAGTATCACGTAAAAGACTAGGAATATCTAAGTTTTCTGGACAGCGTGGTAAACAATCGCCACAGTCAGTGCAGCGAATAGCTTTACGTCCGGGAAACCAATGCCCCGCATTTTCAAACATTTTGTAACGATACTTGCCAAATTCCACCATATCAAAACTGACGGCTAAATTTCTGAGGCGTAACACTTCAGGAATATTGATATCTTCAGGGCAAGGCAAGCATTCATAACACTGGGAACAGCGATCGCCTTCCAAGATTGTGTAGCGGCGATTAATGCAATCGAGAACTGCTTGCTCTAACTCGGACATTGGCTCATCGTTGTCCCATGCATCTTGATGCGAGTCAATTTCGGTGGGATTTGCTGCGCCAAGGCTGAGAGTATGCACACGGGGATCGCTAAGCAGGAAGCGATCGCACATATAGAGAGCCGTAAATGGATAACTTACGCTTGCTAATTCTTCTGAAGGGCTATATAGCATTCCGCCTTTATCCGATGGCGAGATGATGAATACACCCATATCTTTCTCATGGGCTAATTGCACGGCGGCGGCGTTACGTTGATTGAAAAAATAATAATGTAAGTTGATCGATTCAAATAAATCGGTGTTGATCGTATTGAGAATTACATCAAGGGGTGCATGGGTGGAGAATCCGACATGACCAATCATTTTTTGATCGACTGCTTCTCTAACTGCTTTCATGCAGCCATTTGGATCTGTGACTAGATCAAGATGCTCTTGTAAGTTAATTCCATGAATATCAAAGTTATCGATATAGTCCACATTCAGCTTTTTGAGGGACTGTTCGATCTGGCGACGCATGGAATCAGCATCTTTGGTTGGCGAAATTTTAGTAGTTAGATAAAAGCGATCGCGTTGTTTACTCAATCCATTTCGCATCGCCTTACCGATAAATTCTTCACTCTTGCCGTAGCCTTGAGCAGTTTCAATATGATTGATGCCAACTTCTAGCGCTCGTGCGATCGTTTGATGGGCGTTCTCTGCTGACTCCATATAGCGCATCGCTCCTAATGAAAAGACTGATAGGAGCATCTCAGTTTTGCCAAAACGACGGTAGCGCATAGTTAATTCCTAGATGTGTTGAGAACGGCGGTGCATTGCCGTTCTTTTTTAGAACTGACGACGACCGAAGATGAGAATCGCGATCGCCAAGGTCAACAAGGCATAACTCAATATATAAACCCCATTATTAAACATATCTAAAAAGCTTGGCAGAATATTATAAACTGCTTCGTTTTTGAGGTTAGCACGGGATAAGTCGGGCAAAATCATATAAAAAGTTCGCGTTACTGTCTGCAAACTAGGATTTTTAGAAATCTCACCCAGTAGCAACAAATCACGACTAAAATTTCCGATTAAATAGGCGGCTAGGGTCAGCAAAGAAGCAATTAGCGAACCTGAAAAGGAACCAAAGAAAATTGCGATCGCCCCTAGCAGCATAATTTGCCAAAAGATAAAAAAGTTAGCGGTGAGAATCGCAGGAATCGGGATTGGAATGTTTTTGATTGCCATCAGGGCAATAAAGATAACAGTCATAATTGACACCAACGCCCCAATCACAGCAGTTAAGCCTAGATGCTTGCCTAACACAAATTCAGTGCGGTGCATTGGCTTGGCAATTAAAATAAAAATTGTGCGCTTATCGATCTCTTTATTAATGAGATTTGTGCCAACCAATACCGCCACAATCAAACTCACTACCTCGATCGCCGCGATACCAACATCAACGATCATCTTTGCCGATGAGTCATAGGAAAACTCTGGCAGCATCAGCATCGCTGAAACCAAGATCACGGTATATAGCAAAGATAAGTAAAGTACCTGTTCGCGCACGGTTTCGCGAAATACATTGGTAGCGATCGCCCAAACGCGACCTAAACTTAGACTAATATTCAGGCTAAAGTTCATAGGTCAACAAAATCCTCAATAGTCCTAACATGATTGCATTTTACCGCACAATTAGATGGGCTATCGCCTAGTGTATCAACCCAACCTGATTGACTGACAGATCTCTGTAGGGGCAGGTTTAGTAGATCCGTGATTGGCTTACAGCAAAGCTTTTAGCAAAACCTGCCCCTACGGTTAAATGCGGATTTCAACAGTTTTGTCAGTCAATCAAAACCCAACAGAGAGTGGCGATGCTTCGAGCCGCCACCCTCTGTTGGGTTTTGATTTTGATTTAACATGACTGGTGATAGCTATAAGTGCCCATCTAATTGTGCGGTATGTTAACAACCTATGAAAAACTGGCAAACAATTCTTCCCTTTATCCAAGAGTTAACTAGGCAAGTGGGCGATCACCTGCTTGCAGATTTTGAACAGGCGCGAGTAGCGATCGCTAAGGACGATGGCAGCCTTGTGACGAAAAGCGATCGCTGGGCGGATGCCTATATCAAAGCTGCACTCGAAAAAGAGTTTCCTGAATATGGGGTATTAACTGAAGAATCAACCCAAGTTTTGCCAGATCGTGAATGGGCTTGGGTCGTCGATCCCCTTGATGGGACGACCAATTTTGCAAGGGGAATTCCGATTTGGGGCATATCTTTGGGACTATTGCATCGCGGCATACCAGTTTTTGGTTATGTAGCAATACCACCGTTACACCAAAATATCTATGGCTGGTCAGATGAGCATGGTTCAGCGGCATTTTTTAATGACCAGCCGATTAATTTGCCTGAAGCTTCGCCAGATCCTGATGCGCTCGGCAATTATTTTTTTAGTGCCTGTTCTCGCAGCCTCGAAAAAATGGGTCGCTCGAAGTTCCCTTTTAAACTGCGGATGTTGGGTGTAGCTAGCTATAACATTTTGACGGTTGCGATCGGCTCCACTATTGGCGCAGTGGAAGCTACTCCCAAGATTTGGGATATTGCTGCTGTTTGGGTGATTCTGAAAGCGATCGGTGCAGTCTGGGTTCCTTTAGAATCATCCCAAAATATCTTTCCATTAGAAATGGGGAAAGATTATAGTAGCCGCAGTTTCCCCACATTAGTGGTAAGCCATCCTGAACTCTTGCCAATGGCGCAGGAAATAACAAAACCTTTTTTCTAACGCAACTTTTTACCAATAAGTGATGTTACGTGGAAAGAAAAATGCACCACATCCCCCAACCCCTTCTCCTTGCAAGGAGAAGGGGAGCCAGAGCTTTTTCTTGTTCCCCTCTCCTTTGCAAGGAGAGGGGCTAGGGGTGAGGTTTTAGAAACTTCCACGTAACATCAGCAATAAATTTCTACTAATAAATTCCTAAAGAGATTCATTATCTTCATTCCCTATAACATCAGTAATACCAATTCAAAAAATGGCGTTGCCATTTTTTGAATTGGTATTACTGGGTTTGTTTTTTATTCACTGAAATGTTGGCTCACTTCAGTGAATTGGTATAATTGGATTAAAATCTAGGCTAATGAAAAATCTCCAAAATCGGTTACTTGAATATCTTGAAAAACTAGTAATAGAGCGCAATCCCTACTATGCATCGGCTGGACATTTATTTGCTAGGGAATATATCCGATCGCATTTTGCTAAATTCGGTGAAGTAGTCACCCATGAGTTTGAAGTCAATGGGAATAAACATCAGAACTTAATTCTAAATATTGCCGCTGATACCCAGAAGCAGCGATCGCCTTTGATTATTGGCGCACATTACGACACGGTTCCTGCTTGTGTGGGTGCAGATGACAATGGATCTGGAGTTGCTGTACTTCTCGAACTCGCCGAATATTTTTCAACAAATCCTCTCAAATATCCTATCCAATTAATCGCCTTTGATATGGAGGAATATGGGTTATCTGGAAGTCATGCTTATGCAAACAAACTTAAGAATGAAAAACAAAAAATACGCCTGATGATTTCTCTGGAAATGTTGGGATATTGCGATCGCAGTCCAAATTCGCAACATTATCCCGCAAGCTTAGATAAGTTCTATCCTAACACTGGTGATTTTATTGGCTTGATAGGGAGCATTCCGACAATTCCCGATCTCATCCATTTACAACATCACATGAAATCAACTGTGCCTTGTGAATGGCTTCCTGCGGGTTGGCGTGGCTTAGTCATCCCCGATACTCGTCGTAGCGATCATGCGCCTTTTTGGGATGCTGGTTACAAAGCTCTGATGGTTACTGACACTGCAAATATGCGAAATCCTCATTACCATAAAAGTAGCGATCGCCTTGAAACACTAGATTTAGAATTTCTCACTAATGTTTGCCAAGGTCTCATTGTTGGCATAAAGGCTCTAAAGTAACCCAAAACCAAAGTGTGATTCGCCCGCTTAGGCGACTCACACCTTGGTTTTGGGCGCAAAGCGCTGTATGATGCTTTGAATGCGTTTAGGTTAAATAAAAGTTCGTGTTAGACATTAAGCTCGTGCGATCGCAGCCAGAACAGGTGCAAGCTCGCCTCAACAGTCGAGGCAAAGGTTACGACATTAGTAGATTGGTCGAACTAGAGCAGGAAGTCCGTGCACTTGAAACTCAGCGATCGCATTTGCAAGCCGAAAGCAACGACATCGGTAAGCAAGTTGGCATCAAAATGAAAGCTGGTGCGCCAGAATCAGAAATCCAAGCATTAAAAGCGCGATCGCCTGAAGTCAAACAGCAGCTAGCGGAACTAGAACCTAAGGAAAGAGCGCTCCGAGAAGAAAGCAATGCCATTTTAATGACTTTGCCAAATTTGCCTAGCGAAACAACTCCCATTGGTGCGAATGAAACCGAAAATGTCGAAGTGCGACATTGGGGCGATGAATATAAAAGCGATCGCACCGATATTTTGCCTCACTGGGAAATCGGCGAAAAACTAGGCATTCTCAACTTTGAACGTGCAGTCAAAATTGCTCAAGCTCGCTTTGTTAACTTAATTGGTGCAGGAGCAGCCCTAGAACGCGCCTTAATTCAGTTCATGCTGAATACCCATACTGCCAATGGTTATGTCGAAGTTGCGCCACCGCTATTGGTGAATACGGCAAGCATGACGGGCACTGGGCAATTACCGAAGTTTGCCGAAGACCTATTTAAATGTGCAGAAGACGAACTCTGGCTAATTCCCACGGCCGAAGTTCCGATTACGAATTTATATCGAGATGAAATCTTTGATGGAGAGAACCTACCAGTTCATCATTGTGCCTATACACCTTGTTTTCGTCGTGAAGCTGGGAGTTATGGACGCGATACTAGAGGATTAATTCGCTTACATCAGTTCAACAAAGTCGAACTCGTAAAATTTGTCCTTCCCGAGAACTCGTCTGAGGAGCATGAAAAACTAGTCCGCGATGCCGAATCGATTTTGCAAGCCTTAAAGCTTCCCTATCGTCTGGTTGAACTTTGTACTGGCGATATTGGCTTTGGTGCTGCCAAATGTTATGACCTCGAAGTTTGGCTACCGACCGCAAATACCTATCGCGAAATTTCTAGTTGCTCGAATTTCCATGATTTTCAGGCTCGTCGGGCAAATATTCGTTTTAAGAGTAAGGGAAAGAAAGGAACCGAGTTTCTGCATACTCTCAATGGCTCAGGCTTAGCTGTCGGACGTACCATGTCCGCCATTCTCGAAAACTATCAGCAACCTGACGGACGCATCTTAATTCCTGAAGTGCTACAGCCTCTGATGAACAAAGAATATCTTTAAATGGAAGCACGCTGAGCGTGCTTCCATTTAAAGCACGCTCAGCGTGCTGTTTTAAAAAATTTAGCGCGAGACGCAACCATGGCTACGATTCACAAACTGCATCCTGACAATCCACAACCACGTGCGATCGCCCAAATCGTAGCTGCTTTACGCGATGGCGCGATCATGCTCTATCCTACGGATACTGTCTATGCGATCGGTTGTGATCTAATGTCCAAATCTGCTGTGCAACGTGTACGGCAACTCAAGCAAATGTCCAACGACAAACCACTTACTTTTCTCTGCTCTTCTCTTTCTAATATTGCGGAATATGCAGATGTGACGAATGTTAACTATCGACTCATGAAAAGTCTTGTGCCAGGGCCTTTTACATTCATCTTGCCAGCTACTAAGCTTGTACCAAAACTGGTATTAAATCCCAAGCGTAAAACTACAGGGATTCGAGTTCCTGATCATGGCGTATCACAGACGCTTATTGAAGCACTAGGAAATCCAATCATTTCCACTTCTGCGAATCAGTCGAAAGAAAATCTTGAAGATGAAGATTTCATGCCTCAATCTAAGAATGGGAAGCGGCGTAATGTTTGCGAATTACCTAAAATAGAACTCTTTGATCACTTTTACAAATTAGTTGATTTGATCATTGATGATGGTTCTGACCAGACCTTTGAAGTATCCACAATCATTGATTTAACCGATGATCTTCATCCACAGATTTTGCGTCAAGGCTTAGGAAAATTTGAACTTTCTTAATCAACTCAAGACTTATGGTAGCCAAGAACTCAAGTTCTTGGCTAAAAGCTAAAGTCCACTGAAGTGGACTAGGGAATATTTCTGGGCAGGTACTTCATCAACCCATTGAAACGGGTTTGAGCTTTTAGCCAGCACTTGAGTGCTGGGCTACTGATTATCACAGAGATGAATTAATTTACGTTAAAGTAATCTAAAGCCAAGTAATTCCAAAACACAAAAAGACGTAGCTATTTTGTGTTTTTAGAACCTTTACGGGGTTTAGCTTTTAATTCACAGAAGTGCTGTCGCACTTTTGTGAATTGGTATAAATCAACTGTTACACAGTGCAAATCTTTGCTCTTAACCATCACCACAACTCATCAACCTGCGACCGATCTCGGTTACTTACTGCATAAACATCCCGATCGCTGTCAGGCATTTGCGACCAACTTTGGACAAGCATCAGTATTTTATCCAGAGGCAAGTACTGAACAATGTACAGCCGCATTATTACTGGATATTGATCCTGTTAGTCTGGTGCGTGGTAAATCAAAATCAAGTGGGGAAAGAACTTTAGAGCAGTATGTGAACGATCGCCCTTATGTTGCCTCATCATTTCTGAGCGTAGCGATCGCTGAGGTTTTTCGCACTGCACTTTCTGGTCATTGCCAGAATCTACCTGAATTGGTCAATACCGCCATTCCATTAACCGTGAGTCTGCCCGTTTTGCCCTGTCGTGGTGGTGAATCCTTTTTGCGACAACTGTTTGAGCCATTGGGATATGAAGTTACGGCTCAAGCTTTAACCCTTGATGAGCAGTTTCCCGATTGGGGCAACAGCCCTTATTTCGCGGTTAGTTTACAAAATACGATTCGCTTGTCGGACTTGTTGAGTCATCTCTATGTGCTGATGCCTGTTCTAGATGACGATAAGCACTATTGGGTAGGCGATGATGAAGTCGAAAAGTTATTGCGGCATGGAGAAGGTTGGCTGGGTAATCATCCTGAGCGGGAGCGGATTGCAAATCGCTATCTCCGCAAACAACGTCGCTTGACGCGCATGGCTTTGGAACAGTTAATTGCGGAAGATGAAGCCGATCTTGATAGCAAGGATATGATTCAGGCACAAGAAGAGGAAGCGATCGAGCAGAAAATTAGTCTCAATCAACAACGGATAGAAACAGTAGTAGCTAAGCTCAAACAACTTGGTGCAAAGCGGGTGGTGGATTTGGGTTGTGGTGAAGGGAAATTATTGCGATCGCTACTTAAAGAAAATTGCTTTGAGCAGATTACGGGAGTGGATGTATCCTATCGTGCGCTCGAAATTGCAAAAGAGAGATTGAATCGAGATTATTTGTCA
The sequence above is a segment of the Pseudanabaena sp. BC1403 genome. Coding sequences within it:
- a CDS encoding type IV pilin-like G/H family protein; protein product: MDNTNEHTEVIPKTLGHRRFLWALVGVIPLGVGLCFVQVPISCACGNRAPYITDDFVRAQQAYFEEHKKFGKSYEDLKILGALLTTTVRYEYSFEVEQDRAFIYATPQVVPNDFFRLGLTTAKIPGVVSAVIYDAKQKATVKVTCLAEDSTSGRPPKPVFDGKDLICGAGFRKYL
- a CDS encoding MEKHLA domain-containing protein — its product is MNTNNSEPWLQKELLQHIQLLLDSFHHWTGDTLIPITDHQSPVEIANLLFNADFVLVSHGTQADPILNYGNQKALDLWKMDWHSFISTPSRYTAEVMERSEREQLLAQAKSQGYISNYRGIRIASTGDRFYIDQAIIWNVVDEDGKPWGQAATFRDWEAI
- a CDS encoding DUF4079 domain-containing protein, producing the protein MIVAIPEPFKTVVTFAHPLLMLLTLLLALYAGYVGWQYRKIRSAEGEEKKALIAKRYNILHHKLGSVFLVLMVAGAVGGMAVTYNDNGKLFVGAHLLAGLGLAFLAALSAAFAPILQQGKEWARVAHITVNTALIGVFAWQTFTGWQIVQRILEQMFKAA
- a CDS encoding YajQ family cyclic di-GMP-binding protein, which codes for MASSYSFDVVSDFDHQELVNAIDQTRREIVSRYDLKSTKTEVELEKESITINTNSEMTLTAVVDVMQSKAIKRGLSLKIFDYGEIDSASGNRVVQIIKLKKGIEQDQAKKLSKIIRDAFPKAQASIQGDALRVTSKSKDELQEIIQLVKAEDFPLALQFTNYR
- a CDS encoding aldo/keto reductase; protein product: MRYRRFGKTEMLLSVFSLGAMRYMESAENAHQTIARALEVGINHIETAQGYGKSEEFIGKAMRNGLSKQRDRFYLTTKISPTKDADSMRRQIEQSLKKLNVDYIDNFDIHGINLQEHLDLVTDPNGCMKAVREAVDQKMIGHVGFSTHAPLDVILNTINTDLFESINLHYYFFNQRNAAAVQLAHEKDMGVFIISPSDKGGMLYSPSEELASVSYPFTALYMCDRFLLSDPRVHTLSLGAANPTEIDSHQDAWDNDEPMSELEQAVLDCINRRYTILEGDRCSQCYECLPCPEDINIPEVLRLRNLAVSFDMVEFGKYRYKMFENAGHWFPGRKAIRCTDCGDCLPRCPENLDIPSLLRDTHDRLNSGEGKRLWE
- a CDS encoding ABC transporter permease, producing MNFSLNISLSLGRVWAIATNVFRETVREQVLYLSLLYTVILVSAMLMLPEFSYDSSAKMIVDVGIAAIEVVSLIVAVLVGTNLINKEIDKRTIFILIAKPMHRTEFVLGKHLGLTAVIGALVSIMTVIFIALMAIKNIPIPIPAILTANFFIFWQIMLLGAIAIFFGSFSGSLIASLLTLAAYLIGNFSRDLLLLGEISKNPSLQTVTRTFYMILPDLSRANLKNEAVYNILPSFLDMFNNGVYILSYALLTLAIAILIFGRRQF
- a CDS encoding inositol monophosphatase family protein, producing MKNWQTILPFIQELTRQVGDHLLADFEQARVAIAKDDGSLVTKSDRWADAYIKAALEKEFPEYGVLTEESTQVLPDREWAWVVDPLDGTTNFARGIPIWGISLGLLHRGIPVFGYVAIPPLHQNIYGWSDEHGSAAFFNDQPINLPEASPDPDALGNYFFSACSRSLEKMGRSKFPFKLRMLGVASYNILTVAIGSTIGAVEATPKIWDIAAVWVILKAIGAVWVPLESSQNIFPLEMGKDYSSRSFPTLVVSHPELLPMAQEITKPFF
- a CDS encoding M28 family peptidase, producing MKNLQNRLLEYLEKLVIERNPYYASAGHLFAREYIRSHFAKFGEVVTHEFEVNGNKHQNLILNIAADTQKQRSPLIIGAHYDTVPACVGADDNGSGVAVLLELAEYFSTNPLKYPIQLIAFDMEEYGLSGSHAYANKLKNEKQKIRLMISLEMLGYCDRSPNSQHYPASLDKFYPNTGDFIGLIGSIPTIPDLIHLQHHMKSTVPCEWLPAGWRGLVIPDTRRSDHAPFWDAGYKALMVTDTANMRNPHYHKSSDRLETLDLEFLTNVCQGLIVGIKALK
- the serS gene encoding serine--tRNA ligase; this translates as MLDIKLVRSQPEQVQARLNSRGKGYDISRLVELEQEVRALETQRSHLQAESNDIGKQVGIKMKAGAPESEIQALKARSPEVKQQLAELEPKERALREESNAILMTLPNLPSETTPIGANETENVEVRHWGDEYKSDRTDILPHWEIGEKLGILNFERAVKIAQARFVNLIGAGAALERALIQFMLNTHTANGYVEVAPPLLVNTASMTGTGQLPKFAEDLFKCAEDELWLIPTAEVPITNLYRDEIFDGENLPVHHCAYTPCFRREAGSYGRDTRGLIRLHQFNKVELVKFVLPENSSEEHEKLVRDAESILQALKLPYRLVELCTGDIGFGAAKCYDLEVWLPTANTYREISSCSNFHDFQARRANIRFKSKGKKGTEFLHTLNGSGLAVGRTMSAILENYQQPDGRILIPEVLQPLMNKEYL
- a CDS encoding L-threonylcarbamoyladenylate synthase, with translation MATIHKLHPDNPQPRAIAQIVAALRDGAIMLYPTDTVYAIGCDLMSKSAVQRVRQLKQMSNDKPLTFLCSSLSNIAEYADVTNVNYRLMKSLVPGPFTFILPATKLVPKLVLNPKRKTTGIRVPDHGVSQTLIEALGNPIISTSANQSKENLEDEDFMPQSKNGKRRNVCELPKIELFDHFYKLVDLIIDDGSDQTFEVSTIIDLTDDLHPQILRQGLGKFELS
- a CDS encoding 3' terminal RNA ribose 2'-O-methyltransferase Hen1, giving the protein MLLTITTTHQPATDLGYLLHKHPDRCQAFATNFGQASVFYPEASTEQCTAALLLDIDPVSLVRGKSKSSGERTLEQYVNDRPYVASSFLSVAIAEVFRTALSGHCQNLPELVNTAIPLTVSLPVLPCRGGESFLRQLFEPLGYEVTAQALTLDEQFPDWGNSPYFAVSLQNTIRLSDLLSHLYVLMPVLDDDKHYWVGDDEVEKLLRHGEGWLGNHPERERIANRYLRKQRRLTRMALEQLIAEDEADLDSKDMIQAQEEEAIEQKISLNQQRIETVVAKLKQLGAKRVVDLGCGEGKLLRSLLKENCFEQITGVDVSYRALEIAKERLNRDYLSARQQDSLQLIQGSLTYRDDRLNGYDAATLIEVIEHLDLNRLAAMERVVFEFARPKSVIMTTPNIEYNIRFEGLPNGKLRHRDHRFEWTRAEFQDWAQGVAVRFGYTVEFDGIGSDDTEVGSPTQMAVFAIDC